From a single Brassica napus cultivar Da-Ae chromosome C9, Da-Ae, whole genome shotgun sequence genomic region:
- the LOC106361526 gene encoding dof zinc finger protein DOF5.3-like: MDHLLQHQDMFGNYNKARDAMGVSSSPNPTEVDHNQKKPSLATGAAKPQPPDLALRCPRCDSTNTKFCYYNNYSLSQPRYFCKSCRRYWTKGGTLRNIPVGGGCRKNKRSTSSATRSLRTTPEPAFSAASFGGFGNNEHTDLRLAFALLNKQPQGSSSHIGFPSAFGNSNSHQSDMESVFGTSQKNENAGYAFGNGSSGLDMAMSDPNKVLWGFPWQMNAEGFGMMNMGGGGGHVDQVDSGRELWTNMNYINSGALM; this comes from the exons ATGGATCATTTGTTACAACACCAG GACATGTTCGGCAATTACAACAAAGCACGAGATGCCATGGGAGTATCAAGTTCACCAAACCCAACCGAAGTAGATCACAATCAGAAAAAACCCTCTCTGGCGACTGGGGCGGCGAAGCCACAGCCACCGGATCTAGCCCTGAGATGTCCACGTTGCGACTCAACGAACACAAAGTTTTGCTACTACAACAACTACAGCCTCTCTCAGCCTCGCTACTTCTGCAAATCATGCCGGAGATATTGGACCAAAGGCGGGACACTAAGGAACATTCCCGTCGGAGGCGGCTGCCGAAAAAACAAACGGTCCACATCTTCGGCGACAAGAAGCCTCAGAACCACTCCAGAACCAGCGTTCTCGGCGGCGAGTTTCGGTGGGTTTGGTAACAATGAACACACTGATCTCCGCTTAGCCTTTGCCCTGCTGAACAAGCAACCTCAGGGGAGTTCTTCGCATATAGGGTTTCCTTCAGCATTCGGTAACTCTAACTCTCATCAGTCTGACATGGAGAGTGTGTTTGGAACAAGCCAGAAAAATGAGAACGCTGGTTATGCGTTTGGAAACGGCAGCAGCGGTTTGGATATGGCCATGAGTGATCCAAACAAGGTCTTATGGGGGTTTCCATGGCAGATGAATGCAGAGGGCTTTGGGATGATGAACATGGGAGGAGGAGGTGGTCACGTAGATCAAGTTGATTCAGGAAGAGAGCTTTGGACCAACATGAACTATATTAACTCTGGTGCTTTAATGTAG
- the LOC106361525 gene encoding interactor of constitutive active ROPs 3-like has translation MTFNDLLLSVILLHMCLSVNVLVIFILSIFLFLILYVFWGRNGSPDVPKKLSPRAARPLKLAALETDSSSSAISANNRIPKDTSPKVSDRKPSPSPFSEKKRPSRITELESLVSQLQGELKKAKHQVSVSETSKKQAKQEAEESKKQLQEVSSKLQETKNQVLEEETDKTGAFNHRSVSQGWDLEFGATSTNERGRLAVVVQEIRQLKLQIEMVASSEADHVKQAELRNSEIQLLRGNLMDTLFLVENFSNQLKDCEVTDAETKALATETLRQMENAKKAVEELKSDGTKAVDSYKKMAVELEQSKSRMVWLGGLVTKLLANPGVLENHETLLKEYASLELGESNEMKDEISSLRCEVERLRAALEASGKNDQEGNVKASSRLRIQAELRFELRTAKSKIDKLEARLVGKETELKFISEENDNLCLLLKKNQKETDAEAELKQQREVIKKLKADLMDKETQLQIVSDQNETLKSDIHKRETDIQDVLMKLGFAMREAEKNSQRAVRVTEQLDATQASNSAMETELDKLKARLVAKETELQFISDETDNVYLLLKNQKETDAEAEAELKQQREVIEKLKADLMDKETQLQIVSDKNETLKSEMGTELRELQVQSNQLREAAEKANAMLSAGNNNNQRNPSYSEDIDDEVQRRKQGISLRRLVFGGRSRRNGWRLTE, from the exons ATGACCTTTAATGATCTGTTACTATCAGTAATTCTCTTGCACATGTGCTTGAGTGTGAATGTCCTCGTGATTTTCATCTTGtcgatctttttgtttttgattttgtatGTGTTTTGGGGCAGAAATGGATCTCCAGATGTTCCCAAGAAGCTGTCTCCTCGTGCTGCTCGGCCACTAAAGTTAGCAGCGCTAGAGACAGACTCTTCTTCATCTGCTATCTCAGCTAATAATAGAATACCAAAGGACACAAGTCCAAAAGTTTCAGACCGTAAACCTTCACCAAGTCCTTTCTCCGAG AAGAAGAGGCCGAGCAGAATAACGGAGCTTGAGTCGCTAGTCTCACAGCTTCAAGGGGAGCTGAAGAAGGCGAAACATCAAGTCAGTGTGTCTGAGACATCAAAGAAGCAAGcaaagcaagaagcagaagagtCCAAGAAACAGCTACAAGAAGTTTCCTCTAAGCTCCAGGAGACTAAGAATCAGGTCTTGGAGGAAGAAACAGATAAAACCGGTGCTTTTAATCATCGAAGTGTATCTCAGGGATGGGATTTGGAGTTTGGTGCTACTAGTACTAATGAAAGGGGACGACTGGCTGTTGTTGTTCAAGAGATCCGACAACTCAAGCTTCAGATTGAGATGGTGGCTTCTTCTGAAGCTGATCATGTGAAACAAGCTGAGTTGCGTAACTCTGAGATTCAGCTTTTGAGAGGAAACTTAATGGACACGCTTTTCCTCGTCGAGAATTTTAGTAACCAACTTAAGGACTGTGAGGTAACAGACGCTGAAACGAAGGCTTTAGCCACCGAAACTCTAAGGCAAATGGAGAATGCTAAAAAGGCAGTAGAAGAACTGAAGTCAGATGGCACAAAAGCAGTTGATAGTTATAAGAAAATGGCGGTGGAGCTTGAACAGTCAAAATCTAGGATGGTATGGCTTGGAGGTCTTGTGACCAAACTTCTGGCTAACCCGGGGGTTTTGGAAAACCACGAAACTCTGCTTAAAGAGTATGCAAGTTTAGAACTTGGGGAATCAAATGAGATGAAGGATGAAATATCTTCCTTGAGATGTGAGGTAGAGCGACTGAGAGCGGCTCTAGAAGCCTCTGGTAAAAATGACCAAGAGGGGAATGTAAAGGCTTCATCTCGGTTAAGGATACAAGCTGAACTCCGGTTTGAATTAAGGACAGCTAAATCCAAGATAGACAAGCTAGAGGCGAGGTTGGTGGGTAAGGAAACAGAATTAAAGTTTATTTCAGAGGAGAACGATAACCTATGCCTATTACTAAAGAAGAACCAGAAAGAGACAGATGCTGAAGCTGAGCTGAAACAACAAAGGGAGGTAATCAAGAAGTTAAAGGCGGATTTGATGGATAAAGAAACACAACTCCAGATCGTTTCAGATCAGAACGAGACACTGAAGTCAGATATCCACAAGAGGGAGACAGATATACAAGACGTGCTCATGAAGCTAGGGTTTGCAATGAGAGAGGCTGAGAAGAATAGCCAGAGAGCGGTTAGAGTCACTGAGCAACTAGATGCAACTCAAGCGTCAAACTCAGCAATGGAAACAGAGTTAGACAAGCTAAAGGCGAGGTTGGTGGCTAAGGAAACAGAGTTACAGTTTATTTCAGATGAGACCGATAACGTATACCTATTACTGAAGAACCAGAAAGAGACAGAtgctgaagctgaagctgagcTGAAACAACAAAGGGAGGTAATCGAGAAGTTAAAGGCGGATTTGATGGATAAAGAGACACAACTACAGATCGTTTCAGACAAGAACGAGACACTGAAGTCAGAAATGGGAACAGAACTCAGGGAGCTCCAAGTTCAATCAAACCAATTGAGAGAAGCTGCGGAAAAGGCTAACGCCATGCTCTCTGCTGGAAACAACAATAATCAAAGAAACCCTTCTTACTCTGAGGATATCGATGATGAAGTGCAAAGAAGAAAACAGGGAATAAGCTTAAGAAGATTGGTGTTTGGTGGAAGAAGTCGCAGAAATGGGTGGAGACTaacagaataa
- the LOC125592346 gene encoding tRNA-splicing endonuclease subunit Sen2-2-like isoform X2 → MAPRWKWKGAEAKALAEPISNSVSELQLSLAKTETSGSLSSCNVLLAVEPEQAELLDRCCFGRLVLSAEKDKKCIQLSFEEAFYLLYNLKCIKIYLQGRCLENEVDTWMYMKSQRPNFPIFFKPYSHLRSKNWVLRSGLQYGVHFVAYRHHPSLVHSEYSVLVQSGDSNRLRVWSDVHCAVRLSGSVAKTLLTVHVSGNSKKEDLNLPLCLENYRVEEQTICRWSPELNREDETTNPKPNATTAIH, encoded by the exons ATGGCACCCAGATGGAAATGGAAAGGTGCTGAAGCCAAAGCTCTTGCGGAACCAATTTCAAACTCAGTCTCAGAGCTCCAACTCTCTCTAGCCAAAACAGAGACATCCGGTTCCCTTTCGAGTTGCAACGTGCTTCTAGCGGTTGAGCCTGAGCAAGCTGAGCTACTCGACCGCTGTTGTTTTGGCAGACTCGTCCTATCCGCTGAGAAAGACAAGAAATGTATTCAGTTATCCTTTGAAGAAGCTTTCTATTTGCTTTACAATCTCAAATGCATCAAAATCTACCTCCAAGGCCGTTGCTTGGAGAACGAAGTCGACACTTGGATGTACATGAAATCACAAAGACCAAACTTCCCGATATTTTTCAAACCTTATTCACATTTACGGTCCAAGAACTGGGTTTTGAGATCCGGGTTGCAATACGGTGTGCATTTCGTGGCATACCGTCACCATCCATCTCTTGTCCACTCTGAATACTCTGTTTTGGTTCAGTCTGGTGATAGTAATCGGTTAAGAGTGTGGTCAGATGTCCATTGTGCTGTTCGTTTAAGCGGCAGTGTTGCCAAGACGTTATTGACTGTCCATGTGAGTGGTAACTCTAAAAAAGAGGATTTGAATCTACCTTTGTGTTTGGAGAACTACAGAGTGGAAGAGCAAACTATTTGTAGATGGAGCCCAGAACTCAATCGTGAAGATGAAACCACAAATCCAAAACCAAATGCTACCACT GCTATACATTGA
- the LOC125592346 gene encoding tRNA-splicing endonuclease subunit Sen2-2-like isoform X3 has product MAPRWKWKGAEAKALAEPISNSVSELQLSLAKTETSGSLSSCNVLLAVEPEQAELLDRCCFGRLVLSAEKDKKCIQLSFEEAFYLLYNLKCIKIYLQGRCLENEVDTWMYMKSQRPNFPIFFKPYSHLRSKNWVLRSGLQYGVHFVAYRHHPSLVHSEYSVLVQSGDSNRLRVWSDVHCAVRLSGSVAKTLLTVHVSGNSKKEDLNLPLCLENYRVEEQTICRWSPELNREDETTNPKPNATTY; this is encoded by the exons ATGGCACCCAGATGGAAATGGAAAGGTGCTGAAGCCAAAGCTCTTGCGGAACCAATTTCAAACTCAGTCTCAGAGCTCCAACTCTCTCTAGCCAAAACAGAGACATCCGGTTCCCTTTCGAGTTGCAACGTGCTTCTAGCGGTTGAGCCTGAGCAAGCTGAGCTACTCGACCGCTGTTGTTTTGGCAGACTCGTCCTATCCGCTGAGAAAGACAAGAAATGTATTCAGTTATCCTTTGAAGAAGCTTTCTATTTGCTTTACAATCTCAAATGCATCAAAATCTACCTCCAAGGCCGTTGCTTGGAGAACGAAGTCGACACTTGGATGTACATGAAATCACAAAGACCAAACTTCCCGATATTTTTCAAACCTTATTCACATTTACGGTCCAAGAACTGGGTTTTGAGATCCGGGTTGCAATACGGTGTGCATTTCGTGGCATACCGTCACCATCCATCTCTTGTCCACTCTGAATACTCTGTTTTGGTTCAGTCTGGTGATAGTAATCGGTTAAGAGTGTGGTCAGATGTCCATTGTGCTGTTCGTTTAAGCGGCAGTGTTGCCAAGACGTTATTGACTGTCCATGTGAGTGGTAACTCTAAAAAAGAGGATTTGAATCTACCTTTGTGTTTGGAGAACTACAGAGTGGAAGAGCAAACTATTTGTAGATGGAGCCCAGAACTCAATCGTGAAGATGAAACCACAAATCCAAAACCAAATGCTACCACT TATTGA
- the LOC125592346 gene encoding tRNA-splicing endonuclease subunit Sen2-2-like isoform X1 → MAPRWKWKGAEAKALAEPISNSVSELQLSLAKTETSGSLSSCNVLLAVEPEQAELLDRCCFGRLVLSAEKDKKCIQLSFEEAFYLLYNLKCIKIYLQGRCLENEVDTWMYMKSQRPNFPIFFKPYSHLRSKNWVLRSGLQYGVHFVAYRHHPSLVHSEYSVLVQSGDSNRLRVWSDVHCAVRLSGSVAKTLLTVHVSGNSKKEDLNLPLCLENYRVEEQTICRWSPELNREDETTNPKPNATTVSDLKSL, encoded by the coding sequence ATGGCACCCAGATGGAAATGGAAAGGTGCTGAAGCCAAAGCTCTTGCGGAACCAATTTCAAACTCAGTCTCAGAGCTCCAACTCTCTCTAGCCAAAACAGAGACATCCGGTTCCCTTTCGAGTTGCAACGTGCTTCTAGCGGTTGAGCCTGAGCAAGCTGAGCTACTCGACCGCTGTTGTTTTGGCAGACTCGTCCTATCCGCTGAGAAAGACAAGAAATGTATTCAGTTATCCTTTGAAGAAGCTTTCTATTTGCTTTACAATCTCAAATGCATCAAAATCTACCTCCAAGGCCGTTGCTTGGAGAACGAAGTCGACACTTGGATGTACATGAAATCACAAAGACCAAACTTCCCGATATTTTTCAAACCTTATTCACATTTACGGTCCAAGAACTGGGTTTTGAGATCCGGGTTGCAATACGGTGTGCATTTCGTGGCATACCGTCACCATCCATCTCTTGTCCACTCTGAATACTCTGTTTTGGTTCAGTCTGGTGATAGTAATCGGTTAAGAGTGTGGTCAGATGTCCATTGTGCTGTTCGTTTAAGCGGCAGTGTTGCCAAGACGTTATTGACTGTCCATGTGAGTGGTAACTCTAAAAAAGAGGATTTGAATCTACCTTTGTGTTTGGAGAACTACAGAGTGGAAGAGCAAACTATTTGTAGATGGAGCCCAGAACTCAATCGTGAAGATGAAACCACAAATCCAAAACCAAATGCTACCACTGTGAGTGATTTGAAATCTCTTTGA
- the LOC125592719 gene encoding vicilin-like seed storage protein At2g18540 encodes MKKKVKRKRLKPVTKRKRTVRMMRKLKKKWWNLRLKAKMIKQREQDKEKSETDEVESEAREAEIEKGTPTPPRGNQTEGTPTPPRGRTKAMAARRLVTRTMEGEPGKGVEVVAEEACETEEKSRKKAGETEGKSRKKVAEEEKKEEEAVKVVEEQAGEVVEEQAGEIVEEYTEEEKQRLIMVVYKEAPSPWIMHRCKENAAVAVPKKSGRPKEITVGADSFHGGEEA; translated from the exons atgaagaagaaggtgaagagaaaGAGGCTGAAACCAGTGACGAAGAGAAAGAGAACAGTGAGGATGATGAGAAAGTTGAAGAAAAAGTGGTGGAATCTGAGGCTGAAGGCGAAGATGATCAAGCAGAG GGAGCAAGATAAGGAGAAAAGTGAGACTGATGAGGTGGAATCTGAGGCTCGGGAGGCAGAGATAGAAAAAGGAACTCCGACACCACCACGTGGGAATCAGACAGAGGGAACTCCCACACCACCACGTGGTAGGACTAAGGCAATGGCTGCGAGGAGACTAGTGACAAGGACTATGGAGGGAGAACCTGGAAAAGGTGTTGAAGTTGTTGCGGAAGAGGCTTGTGAAACAGAGGAAAAAAGCAGGAAGAAA GCTGGGGAAACAGAGGGAAAAAGCAGGAAGAAAGttgcagaagaagagaaaaaagaggAAGAGGCTGTGAAAGTTGTTGAAGAACAGGCTGGGGAAGTTGTCGAGGAACAGGCTGGGGAAATTGTTGAGGAATATACTGAGGAAGAAAAGCAAAGGTTGATCATGGTTGTTTACAAGGAAGCACCGAGTCCTTGGATCATGCATAGGTGCAAGGAGAATGCCGCTGTTGCTGTACCTAAGAAGAGTGGCAGGCCAAAGGAAATCACAGTGGGTGCAGACTCCTTTCACGGAGGGGAAGAAGCGTAA